The window ATGGCAGCACGGCGTGTACCTCCCTCTTGGATGATGTTCTCAGTTTTGTTATCACCTTATCGTAACAGAATGTCCAAGTGCTGTGAATTGACGCAGGGGAGCAGGAGACTTACAATAATTGAGTTGAATGACGGAATGATGGAGGAATAACATGCGCAGGAAATCGACGTTCAAGTGGTTCGCCACCGCCATGGCAGCCCTGTATCTTATGACGCTGGTCTTTTTCTATCAGCTGCCTTTCGGGTCGACAGTTTTCAAAGACGTCCCGAGCGGACACTATGCAGTATACGAGATCGAATACATGTTTAACCAAGGCTACATGAAAGGCCGCGATGATACGGTCTGGAACTTCTACCCCGAGAAAGAGATGACGCGCGCCGAACTGGTCGCGCTGATGCTGAAAGTCAACGGGGTGAAGCCCGACGAGCTGCAGAAGCCGTCCGAAAACCTGTTCCCGGACGTGCCGGTCGAACACTGGGCAGCGGGAGCGGTGTATGAAGCGTTCAAGCGCAACCAGATTCCGTTCGATACGAAGGACGGGTTCCAGCCGGACAAGCCGATCACCCGCGGCGAGCTGGCCAACTCGGTCGTGCGGGCGCTGCAGATTCCGCTGAACCCCGAGACAGCCTCTCCGCTGCCTGACATCGTCGGGCATCCGTATGAGAAACAGATTCGCACGCTGGTGTCGAACCAGTATGCGAAAGGCAACACCGACGGCCTGTTCAAGCCGGATGACAACGCCGACCGTGCGGCGACCGCCTACATGTTCGCCAAAGCGCTGAAAGACTTGCGCCCTGAGACCAAGGCGGCGAACGGGAAGAAAGGAGAGAATAAATAATGCAGACACAACCTCAGCTCGGACTGCGCGCAGATCGGGTGCGTGATATCACCTACTACCTGCTGCTGATCCTCTCCTTCTTCTCGATCATCAACTACATGTTGCGCGAACTGTTTGGAGACCTTCCGTTGCTCGGATCGCTGATCCCGGCGTGGAAGGAAGGCCTGATCTTCCTGTTCTACCTGATGTTCTACCTGAAGTCCAAGGCGGAGGGCCGCGTTGACTGGAAGGCGAGCCGCCTGCACTGGCTGATCCTGTTCACCTTTATCGCGACGCTTTTGTCGGCCGCCTCGAACTGGATTCTCAAGCCGTACGTGCTCGACATCTCCCCGACCTACCACTGGGTGCAGGTGACCGCCACGCTGCCGATCGTGATCGACGGCCTGCGCACCCTGCTCGAAGCGACCTTGTACTTCCTCGTGCTGAACGCCCTGATCGACGATGAAGACACGATCAAAGACATGATCCACGGCATGATCGTGGCGGCGACGCTGGTCGCAGCGTTCGGGATCTACCAAAAGCTGGCCGGGTGGGAGACTCCGCCGTCCTGGACCTATTCGGAAGTGGAGAAGGGCATCAAGATCCGCGTCTTCTCCTCGATCGGCAACCCGAACGCCCTCGGCGGCTTCATGGTGCTGATCACCCCGATCGCCATCGCCCTGACACTGTGGGCGAAAAAGTGGGGTCAGCGCATTCTGTACGGCGGTGCGTCCCTGATCATGCTCTACTGCCTCATCCTGACCTACTCGCGCGGCGCATGGCTCGGCTTCCTGGCCGGGATGGTCATCTACACGATCATCACCCGCAACAAATGGCTGGCGCTGGCCGGCATCGCCGTGCTGGCAGCCGCCGCAATTTTTGCCGATACGGTAGTCGCGCGTCTGACCCTCGCCTTCACGCCGGAGTATTGGACGAAGGCATCGGAGGGCGGCCGCGTCGAATTCTGGGCGCGTGCCCTGAAAATCTTCAGCGAATATCCGGTCTTCGGCACCGGCATCGGCACTGTCGGCGACTCCGTCGCGACGCGCAACGGCGTACCGGGCGCGACGTGGATCGACAACCAGTACTTCAAGCTGCTGGCGGAGACGGGGATCATCGGCACCTTGACCTATGTGGCGATGGTGTTCACCCCGGTGATCAACGGCATGAAGAACGTCTTCTTCAACAAGCAGCGCGACACGTTCCTGTTCGCGCTGAACGCAGGGATCGTCGCGGCCTTGACCGGGATGCTGGTCGAGAACTTCACCGCCGCGATCTTTGAAGACCTCAACGTAATCACGCACTTCTGGACCCTGATCGCGCTGCTCTACGTGAGCATCCGCCTGCAGGCCCGGAAGGCGAAAGCATAGACGACAGGCGGGGATGCATTGTGGAAAAGCCGATACGCGTCCTCTATCTGATCGGGGGCGGCGAGTTCGGCGGTGCGGAACAGCACCTGCTCGGACTGGTCAACTATTTGGATGAACACGGGTTTCACCCGCAGGTGGCCGCCTTCTACGAAGGCGAGTTCGCCAAGCGCGTGCGGGAGCTGGGCATTCCCACGACCGTGCTGCAGAGCGACGCCAAGTCGGTCGGCGGGCTCAATCCGCTCAAAGACCTGATTCGCGACTGGCGGCCCCATGTGCTGCACACCCACGGGGTGCGGGCGAACATGATCGGCCGCCTGGCCAACAAGTCGCAAGGCTACCCGGCCAAGTCGGTGACGACGGTGCACAGCAACCTGGCGCTCGACTACCCGGCGGCGTGG of the Tumebacillus sp. BK434 genome contains:
- a CDS encoding S-layer homology domain-containing protein; translated protein: MRRKSTFKWFATAMAALYLMTLVFFYQLPFGSTVFKDVPSGHYAVYEIEYMFNQGYMKGRDDTVWNFYPEKEMTRAELVALMLKVNGVKPDELQKPSENLFPDVPVEHWAAGAVYEAFKRNQIPFDTKDGFQPDKPITRGELANSVVRALQIPLNPETASPLPDIVGHPYEKQIRTLVSNQYAKGNTDGLFKPDDNADRAATAYMFAKALKDLRPETKAANGKKGENK
- a CDS encoding O-antigen ligase family protein, whose product is MQTQPQLGLRADRVRDITYYLLLILSFFSIINYMLRELFGDLPLLGSLIPAWKEGLIFLFYLMFYLKSKAEGRVDWKASRLHWLILFTFIATLLSAASNWILKPYVLDISPTYHWVQVTATLPIVIDGLRTLLEATLYFLVLNALIDDEDTIKDMIHGMIVAATLVAAFGIYQKLAGWETPPSWTYSEVEKGIKIRVFSSIGNPNALGGFMVLITPIAIALTLWAKKWGQRILYGGASLIMLYCLILTYSRGAWLGFLAGMVIYTIITRNKWLALAGIAVLAAAAIFADTVVARLTLAFTPEYWTKASEGGRVEFWARALKIFSEYPVFGTGIGTVGDSVATRNGVPGATWIDNQYFKLLAETGIIGTLTYVAMVFTPVINGMKNVFFNKQRDTFLFALNAGIVAALTGMLVENFTAAIFEDLNVITHFWTLIALLYVSIRLQARKAKA